Part of the Anopheles gambiae chromosome 3, idAnoGambNW_F1_1, whole genome shotgun sequence genome is shown below.
CTCACCGGTGAAAGGGAAAATGCGGGCGCACAGCGCAAAGTGTGAAAAGCGTAACGAGCGATCGCGccaaaccacacaaacacacacacaccgactaACAACTATATTGAGTGCCAGTGGTCAGTGGTGATAATCATATTGATTGCTTCCAATTTTCTCTCACGTAATAATTTTCGATGATATACCCTTTTGCACTAAGGGGGAgacggagggggggggggctggcTGGTGTTTTCGAGCCCCTAGGGGGACACCATTTATGTCTTAGGAATTTCGTCCTCCACGCGGGACAGATGGATGTTGCGGTCGGTTTGCGTCGGCAGCCCGCCAAACTCGCCCGTCTTGAGCCGGCCGCGCAGATCCAGCGCCCGGATGTCGGTCATCAGCGAGTGCTGCTTGTTCTGCAGATCCTGATCGATCTTGTTCGCGTGATCCCGCAGCGAGTTGTACGTCGTCTTGGTGGCGTCGATCTTGGCGCGCAGCGTTTTGATCGTGTCGCGCAGCTTCTGCACCTCGTCGCACAGCCCGTGGTACGACTCGTCGATGCACAGCTCCATGCCGGAGCGCTGGGCACGGTTTTCCAGGCGCGTTTCCACCACCTTGAGCGCTTCCGTCTTTTGGTCGTGCGCTCGCTCGAGCGTTTCGATCTCCTGCAGACATTTGGCCATCTCTTCCTTCATCTGTGGAAACAAGGGGAAGAAGAAGGTATTGCGTTAGTGTTGCTGGAAGAAGCGAGGCCACGAagataccacacacacaccttgccGAGCTGATACTCGAGCTCATTCCGGGCGCGCTGCGTTTCGAAGATTCGCTTGCGCAGCGTATGGGCCGTGCGGTCCTGCTGGGCGCGCAGAATGTTGCGCGCTTTCTCACGCGTCGCAAACAGCGACTCGCGGATGGAGAAGGAATCGGCCAGCGTGTTCTCGGTGAGCGCCACCAGCTCCTCGCAGTACTCCAGCCAGTTGCCGTACGTACAGGAGCTGCAAGTAGAGATAAAAGAGGCGTGCGACGATTCGATCAACTGTCTACGATGCCGCGCAGTCTAAACACTCACTCGCGCGGGACCCGCGTCGGATCCGTCTTGAACGACACGTCCCCGCAGTGCTGGTCCACCTGCAGCTGGTGCGCATCGATTGCCTGCGCCTCGTCCTTATCGGTCAGATCGAGCTCGAGCTTGAACTTGACCTCCTGCAGCCGGTTCAGTTGCTCCCAGGCGGCCTGGTTTTGGTCGCGCAGCAGCCGCTGATTGTTCTCCACGATGCACAGCTCGTTCTTCAGCTCGGTGTCGCCCTCGTCGTACGTTAGCTCCGACCCGAGCCGGCAGTCCCGCATCCCGATGCACTCCGTCACCACCGTCAGCGGCGTAATGTGCCCGTCCAGGTCGCGCTCGGTGCTGGACTTTTCCTCCCGCAGCGCCTGGATTTCGTCTACCACGCGCCCCAGCATGATGCGCATCTTCTCCCGCCATCGGTCCAGCTCGGCGACCCGATCCGACAGCCGGTCATTGTTGTGGTACGTGTCCCAGTACGTCTGGATGCGGGTTTCGTTCCGCAGATTGCGTGCCGAATGGCGCAGCTCGAACGCGTCCGAGCGCTGCGTGTAGGCGACGTTCTTCAGCTGCGTCAGCCGGGAGTGCCAATCGGCCAGGCTGAGATGCTGCAGGGGCTTCTCGAACGTTACGGCCGCTTTGTTGGCCATACTGGACACCGAGTGTgagatgcacacacacaaaaaacgacaCTGCAAACCACTGGTCACACCGATGGAACAACACGAACTGAACTGGTGTTGTCTCCGCTTGCTGAGACTTTAATAGTTTGTTTACACGCCCGCAACTCGTCCGCCCGGGTTACTATGAGCCGGTGTCTAGGGCAACGTGTTAGGCTGCCCTCGATATGGGCAAACACACATTTGCCACACCGCACACTCGGGGCAAATGGGTGACCATGTCAGACGCTGCAAAGGGCCGTTGGTAGGCTttcccgcaaaaaaaaaaaaacaaaaattggaaGTAGGACGAGTAGGCAGCGTAGCATGCGATGCGTCACCAGAGTAGCTGTCACTGAGTTTTCCAACACGGAGGGAGAGACCTACAAAACTTGCActcaatttgtgtgtgtgcggtaaaATCGTTTTGACGCCGTTGCTTGATGCGTTATTAGACAAAGTGTACACCTTGGCCGGGTGATAAATCAATAGCCAGTTTGAGTTTTTCCACGCAGCCCCCACACCTTTGAGAACGTTTTTGTATTCGAGGAAAGTGTTACTAATGTTTATGATTTCTtcagtttttaaaaatatatcttcCAACCACAAAAGGCGTGTCAATGCGAAGCCTTTCGGGTCCATCAATGGGGTGTCAATAAATCTTGAGAACGATGGGGTTCTTCCCGACCGAGTGCACCGAGCTCGAAGATAAGCGAACCAACCCGGTAAGCAACAACCCTTTTTTCCCTGACGTTCCACGTGGTTGTGCCGATTCCTGGAACATATTTCTGTACCCCCTTCTCCGTGATTGCCACAGCTCCACAAACGGCGTCTTTAGCGTCTATTTATGCGTGACGGTCGGCTTGGTAACCGCTTGGAAAGCAAGCATAAAACAGGTTTATTGCGGTTCGCGCGTTTGCCGCACACAAACTCCGTAACATAGGGcacaagggggggggggaaatgtaCGGGTTTTCCTATTTCCCCCTCATCGGAAAAGGACACCCGATAAAGAACGCAACCATTTCAGCAAACCGGGGGGATATAGTTTAGATCTCGTAAGCGGCACTAGACgtcaccgacacacacacatacacgctaaATGGAGTAGAATGGATTTGATTGATACGGAGACCCCGAGCTGG
Proteins encoded:
- the LOC1277709 gene encoding tektin-2; the encoded protein is MANKAAVTFEKPLQHLSLADWHSRLTQLKNVAYTQRSDAFELRHSARNLRNETRIQTYWDTYHNNDRLSDRVAELDRWREKMRIMLGRVVDEIQALREEKSSTERDLDGHITPLTVVTECIGMRDCRLGSELTYDEGDTELKNELCIVENNQRLLRDQNQAAWEQLNRLQEVKFKLELDLTDKDEAQAIDAHQLQVDQHCGDVSFKTDPTRVPRDSCTYGNWLEYCEELVALTENTLADSFSIRESLFATREKARNILRAQQDRTAHTLRKRIFETQRARNELEYQLGKMKEEMAKCLQEIETLERAHDQKTEALKVVETRLENRAQRSGMELCIDESYHGLCDEVQKLRDTIKTLRAKIDATKTTYNSLRDHANKIDQDLQNKQHSLMTDIRALDLRGRLKTGEFGGLPTQTDRNIHLSRVEDEIPKT